A genomic window from Cucumis melo cultivar AY chromosome 8, USDA_Cmelo_AY_1.0, whole genome shotgun sequence includes:
- the LOC103485365 gene encoding WAT1-related protein At5g64700-like — protein sequence MGSNKPYIVAVFIQITFAGMSLMSKAAFAAGMNTYIFLFYRQAAGSIILVPLTLILKGKEKRPLTLKHLCQIFVISLIGITFALDAYGVAINYTSATIGAAAFNCVPVTTFFFAVLLRMEKVNLKKAAGIAKVVGIMICIAGASILALYKGPYLKPLFTHQLFHHIHSQSHHSLNSHNKWMIGCFFLLITSVSWGIWFVLQARFLKGYPHPMEFMCMQTLMSMVQSFIVAIVMERDPLEWKLGFNIRLFAVLYCGILVIGIANNAQCWVIREKGPVFQAMTTPLNLIATIIGSQFLFPDGTYLGSIIGAFLLVTSLYCVLWGKSKELVTPSNDVQLSPPQKETDQSTRRTEVNSSLV from the exons atggGTTCTAACAAGCCTTACATTGTTGCGGTTTTCATTCAAATTACCTTCGCCGGAATGAGTTTAATGTCGAAGGCTGCTTTTGCTGCTGGTATGAACACTTATATCTTTCTCTTCTATCGTCAAGCTGCTGGCAGCATCATCCTAGTTCCACTGACTCTAATCTTAAAAGG GAAAGAGAAGAGGCCATTGACCTTAAAGCATCTCTGCCAAATTTTTGTCATTTCTTTGATAGG GATTACTTTTGCCTTGGATGCTTATGGAGTGGCCATTAATTATACATCAGCAACAATCGGTGCTGCCGCTTTCAATTGTGTTCCTGTCACTACATTCTTCTTTGCTGTTTTACTAAG AATGGAGAAGGTGAATCTAAAAAAAGCAGCAGGTATAGCAAAGGTAGTGGGGATAATGATATGCATAGCGGGTGCATCCATTCTTGCTTTGTACAAAGGACCCTATTTGAAGCCACTTTTCACTCACCAACTTTTCCACCATATCCATTCTCAATCTCACCATTCTCTTAATTCCCACAACAAATGGATGATTGGTTGTTTCTTCCTCCTCATCACTAGTGTTTCTTGGGGCATTTGGTTTGTTCTTCAG GCTCGATTCTTGAAGGGGTATCCTCACCCAATGGAGTTCATGTGCATGCAAACATTGATGAGTATGGTTCAGAGCTTTATTGTAGCCATTGTAATGGAAAGAGATCCTTTAGAGTGGAAATTGGGTTTCAACATTAGACTCTTTGCTGTACTCTATTGT GGTATTTTGGTAATTGGAATTGCAAATAATGCCCAATGTTGGGTAATAAGAGAGAAAGGTCCAGTTTTTCAAGCCATGACGACACCGTTGAATTTAATTGCAACAATAATCGGTTCCCAGTTTCTCTTTCCCGATGGAACTTACTTGGGAAG TATAATAGGTGCGTTCTTGTTGGTAACGAGTCTTTACTGCGTTTTGTGGGGAAAAAGCAAAGAACTTGTTACACCTTCAAATGACGTTCAACTATCTCCTCCACAAAAAGAGACAGATCAATCGACACGTCGTACAGAAGTCAACTCCTCGTTAGTTTAA